In the genome of Halobacterium noricense, one region contains:
- a CDS encoding isopentenyl phosphate kinase produces MTVVVKLGGSVVTEKDQPETVAIDRLADLAGALGDAAVDDLVVVHGGGSFGHPHAAEHGISSTEGSKDATAARDVASAMEELNRAVVSALADAGVPAVPVHPFSVGYRTADGNLQFPTGQLAAMLDEGFVPVLHGDVLTQVGEGATIVSGDELVTHVAGELDADRVGLCSAVPGVLDESGDVVREITDYEDVAAALGGSDTTDVTGGMAAKVRALLALGAPAFVFGPDALSAFLAGEDAGTRIEG; encoded by the coding sequence ATGACGGTCGTCGTGAAACTCGGTGGCAGCGTCGTCACCGAGAAAGACCAGCCCGAGACCGTCGCCATCGACCGCCTCGCGGACCTCGCGGGCGCACTCGGCGACGCTGCCGTGGACGACCTCGTGGTGGTGCACGGCGGTGGGAGCTTCGGCCACCCGCACGCGGCCGAACACGGCATCTCCAGCACCGAGGGCTCGAAGGACGCAACGGCTGCACGCGACGTCGCGAGCGCGATGGAGGAACTGAACAGGGCGGTCGTGAGCGCGCTCGCGGACGCGGGCGTCCCCGCAGTCCCCGTCCACCCGTTCTCGGTCGGCTACCGGACCGCCGACGGCAACCTCCAGTTCCCGACCGGGCAGCTCGCGGCGATGCTCGACGAGGGGTTCGTGCCGGTGCTGCACGGCGACGTGCTCACACAGGTTGGGGAAGGTGCGACAATCGTCAGCGGCGACGAGCTCGTCACGCACGTCGCCGGCGAACTGGACGCCGACCGCGTCGGCCTCTGCTCGGCGGTCCCCGGCGTCCTCGACGAGTCCGGGGACGTAGTCCGAGAAATCACGGACTACGAGGACGTCGCGGCGGCACTGGGCGGCAGCGACACGACCGACGTCACGGGCGGAATGGCCGCGAAAGTCCGCGCGCTGCTGGCGCTCGGCGCGCCCGCGTTCGTGTTCGGCCCCGACGCCCTCTCGGCGTTCCTCGCCGGCGAGGACGCCGGGACGCGCATCGAGGGCTGA
- the mvk gene encoding mevalonate kinase: MTTTSSAPGKVYLFGEHAVVYGEPAVPCAIERRARVTVTARDDDRVRVSADDLSLDGFTVEYGSGSDEQPDVDVPTPLIEAAMGYVEESLEQARDAAGQPVAGFDVEIESEIPLGAGLGSSAAVVVAGIDAATRELGVELAPEEVAERAYRVEHEVQDGQASRADTFCSAMGGAVRVEGDDCRAIDAPDLPFVVGYDGASHDTGELVAGVRDLRDEYDFAADTVGAIGDLVREGEQALADGDLDTLGRLMDFNHGLLSALGVSARSLDNLVWAARDGGALGAKLTGAGGGGCIVALDREDGVETALSLAPECEQSFQADLATEGVRVE; this comes from the coding sequence ATGACTACGACTTCGAGCGCGCCGGGGAAGGTCTACCTCTTCGGCGAGCACGCCGTCGTCTACGGCGAGCCCGCGGTGCCCTGCGCTATCGAGCGACGGGCGCGCGTGACCGTGACGGCCCGCGACGACGACCGCGTGCGGGTGTCCGCGGACGACCTCTCGCTGGACGGGTTCACGGTGGAGTACGGCTCCGGGAGCGACGAACAGCCCGACGTGGACGTGCCGACGCCGCTCATCGAGGCGGCGATGGGATACGTCGAGGAATCGCTAGAGCAAGCGCGGGACGCTGCCGGCCAACCGGTCGCGGGCTTCGACGTGGAAATCGAGAGCGAGATTCCGCTCGGCGCGGGACTGGGGTCGAGCGCGGCGGTCGTCGTCGCGGGCATCGACGCCGCGACGCGCGAGCTCGGCGTCGAACTCGCGCCCGAGGAGGTCGCCGAGCGCGCGTACCGCGTCGAGCACGAGGTCCAGGACGGGCAGGCTTCGCGCGCGGACACGTTCTGTTCGGCGATGGGCGGCGCGGTCCGCGTGGAGGGCGACGACTGCCGGGCCATCGACGCGCCCGACCTGCCGTTCGTCGTCGGCTACGACGGTGCGAGCCACGATACCGGCGAACTCGTGGCGGGCGTGCGCGACCTCCGCGACGAGTACGACTTCGCGGCCGACACCGTCGGAGCCATCGGCGACCTCGTGCGGGAGGGCGAGCAGGCGCTCGCGGACGGCGACCTCGACACGCTCGGCCGGCTGATGGACTTCAACCACGGCCTGCTCTCGGCGCTGGGCGTCTCCGCGCGCTCGCTGGACAACCTCGTGTGGGCGGCCCGGGACGGTGGCGCGCTCGGTGCGAAGCTCACCGGCGCGGGCGGTGGCGGCTGCATCGTCGCACTCGACCGGGAGGACGGCGTGGAAACCGCGTTGTCGCTGGCTCCAGAGTGCGAGCAGTCGTTCCAGGCTGACCTCGCGACGGAGGGCGTGCGCGTCGAATGA
- a CDS encoding NAD(P)/FAD-dependent oxidoreductase encodes MTSSDTSDAAAEWDVAVVGGGPAGCSAGVFAAREGLDTVVFDCGRSSLQQCAHLENYLGFPAGIDVETFYALAHDHAEEAGCELVPEFVESVAHADDGGFILEPQSGEPVRATRVVAATRYDADYLQPLDADGEMYETHEHGGEEQEYFDRTYADDDGRTPIDGLYVASPVEEWSTQAIAAAGFGALVGRHVVGDARREQGYPEGLAERVDWLRQERARDEEWADPDRWREYFDEHVPEDHDLADDELIELREAEVDDRLGRYVDDEEIDRRRQEAHDRILEHLDDDRIRAYLDRADDDAP; translated from the coding sequence ATGACTTCGTCCGACACCAGCGACGCGGCCGCGGAGTGGGACGTCGCCGTCGTCGGCGGCGGGCCGGCGGGCTGCTCAGCTGGCGTCTTCGCCGCCCGCGAGGGCCTCGACACGGTCGTCTTCGACTGCGGGCGCTCGTCGCTCCAGCAGTGCGCACACTTGGAGAACTACCTCGGGTTCCCCGCGGGCATCGACGTCGAGACGTTCTACGCGCTCGCCCACGACCACGCCGAAGAAGCGGGCTGTGAACTCGTCCCCGAATTCGTCGAATCGGTCGCGCACGCCGACGACGGCGGCTTCATTCTCGAGCCGCAGTCCGGCGAACCCGTGCGAGCGACTCGCGTCGTCGCTGCCACTCGCTACGACGCCGACTATCTCCAGCCGCTGGACGCGGACGGCGAGATGTACGAAACCCACGAGCACGGCGGCGAGGAACAGGAGTACTTCGACCGAACCTACGCCGACGACGACGGCCGAACGCCGATTGACGGCCTCTACGTCGCCTCACCAGTAGAGGAGTGGTCGACGCAGGCCATCGCGGCAGCGGGCTTCGGCGCGCTCGTCGGCCGCCACGTCGTCGGAGACGCGCGCCGCGAACAGGGGTATCCCGAGGGACTGGCCGAGCGCGTCGACTGGCTCCGACAGGAGCGCGCTCGCGACGAGGAGTGGGCCGACCCCGACCGCTGGCGCGAGTACTTCGACGAACACGTCCCGGAGGACCACGACCTCGCGGACGACGAACTAATCGAACTCCGTGAGGCGGAGGTCGACGACCGCCTCGGCAGGTACGTCGACGACGAAGAAATCGACCGCCGCCGGCAGGAAGCCCACGACCGAATCCTCGAACACCTCGACGACGACCGCATCCGCGCCTACCTCGACCGGGCGGACGACGACGCTCCGTAG
- a CDS encoding HVO_2922 family protein has product MPDATFEIYEDDIGQYRWRLVHTNGNIIADSGEGYASKQKARQGLNSVKENAPDADIEEVDE; this is encoded by the coding sequence ATGCCGGACGCCACCTTCGAGATTTACGAGGACGACATCGGACAGTACCGCTGGCGACTCGTCCACACCAACGGCAACATCATCGCGGACTCCGGCGAGGGGTACGCCTCGAAACAGAAGGCCCGACAGGGGCTGAACAGCGTCAAGGAGAACGCGCCCGACGCCGACATCGAGGAAGTCGACGAGTAA
- the idsA3 gene encoding geranylfarnesyl diphosphate synthase: MSKNAREQAVLGAVRERREKVNAAIDEDLPAQRPERLYEAARYLLEAGGKRLRPAVLLLTAEALADVEPGSTDYREFPDLTGSEVDVMSAAVSIEVIQSFTLIHDDIMDDDDLRRGVPAVHREYDTETAILAGDTLYSKAFEIMLQTDAPPERGMGAMQTLAETCTHICEGQALDVDFETRTDVLPDEYMEMVELKTAVLYAAAASIPAVLLGADDDTVEALYDYGVKAGQAFQIHDDVLDLTVPSEQLGKQRGSDLVEGKKTVVTLHASEHGVDVDDLLDADDPENVTDADIEDAVEQLREVGSIEYARECADDLVAEAKAHLDVLPDNEAHHRLEQVADYLVERGY, translated from the coding sequence ATGTCCAAGAACGCCCGCGAACAAGCGGTGCTCGGCGCGGTCCGCGAGCGCCGCGAGAAGGTCAACGCCGCCATCGACGAGGACCTCCCGGCGCAGCGCCCCGAACGCCTCTACGAGGCGGCGCGCTACCTCCTGGAAGCCGGCGGCAAACGCCTTCGCCCCGCGGTCCTGCTGTTGACCGCGGAGGCGCTGGCAGACGTCGAACCCGGGAGCACGGACTACCGGGAGTTCCCCGACCTGACGGGCAGCGAGGTGGACGTGATGTCGGCGGCGGTCTCCATCGAGGTCATCCAGTCGTTCACGCTCATCCACGACGACATCATGGACGACGACGACCTCCGGCGCGGCGTGCCGGCGGTCCACCGCGAGTACGACACCGAGACCGCGATTCTCGCGGGCGACACGCTCTACTCGAAGGCGTTCGAAATCATGCTGCAGACGGACGCGCCGCCCGAGCGCGGCATGGGCGCGATGCAGACGCTCGCGGAGACCTGCACCCACATCTGTGAGGGGCAGGCCCTCGACGTCGACTTCGAGACGCGCACGGACGTCCTCCCCGACGAGTACATGGAGATGGTGGAGTTGAAGACCGCGGTGCTGTACGCCGCGGCGGCGTCGATTCCCGCGGTCCTGCTGGGCGCCGACGACGACACCGTCGAAGCGCTGTACGACTACGGCGTCAAAGCCGGGCAGGCGTTCCAGATCCACGACGACGTCCTCGACCTCACGGTCCCCTCCGAGCAGCTCGGCAAACAGCGCGGCTCGGACCTCGTCGAAGGCAAGAAGACCGTCGTGACGCTGCACGCCAGCGAGCACGGCGTCGACGTCGACGACCTGCTGGACGCCGACGACCCCGAGAACGTCACCGACGCCGACATCGAGGACGCCGTCGAACAGCTCCGCGAGGTCGGCAGCATCGAGTACGCCCGCGAGTGCGCGGACGACCTCGTCGCCGAAGCCAAAGCCCACCTCGACGTCCTCCCCGACAACGAGGCACACCACCGCCTCGAACAGGTCGCGGACTACCTCGTCGAACGGGGCTACTAA
- a CDS encoding ribonuclease J, translating to MEIEIATIGGYEEVGRQMTAVRAGDDIVIFDMGLNLSQVLIHDNVETEKMHSLDLIDMGAIPDDRVMSDLEGDVQAIVPTHGHLDHIGAISKLAHRYDAPIVASPFTLELVKGQIEGEQKFGVDNELVEMESGETMQIGEECELEFVHVTHSIIDAINPVLHTPEGSVVYGLDKRIDHDPVLEDPIDMDRFREIGREGEGVLCYIEDCTNAGRKGRTPSESVARRHLKDAIQSMEDYDGGIVATTFSSHVSRVSSLVEFAKDIGREPILLGRSMEQYSGTAERMGRVNFPDDLGMFGHRKSVDRAFKRVMNEGKENFLPIVTGHQGEPRAMLTRMGRGETPYDIENGDKVIFSARVIPEPTNEGQRYQSEQLLRMQGARIYDDIHVSGHLREEGHYEMMQALQPQHIIPAHQNMKGFAPYVSLAESQGYKVGRDLHVTSNGNTIQLVE from the coding sequence ATGGAAATCGAAATCGCAACAATCGGCGGATACGAAGAAGTCGGTCGGCAGATGACTGCCGTCCGAGCCGGTGACGACATTGTCATTTTCGACATGGGCCTCAACCTCTCGCAGGTCCTGATTCACGACAACGTCGAGACCGAGAAGATGCACAGCCTCGACCTCATCGACATGGGCGCCATCCCGGACGACCGCGTCATGTCCGACCTCGAGGGCGACGTGCAGGCAATCGTGCCGACGCACGGCCACCTCGACCACATCGGCGCAATCAGCAAGCTCGCCCACCGCTACGACGCGCCCATCGTCGCGTCGCCGTTCACGCTCGAACTCGTGAAAGGCCAGATCGAGGGCGAACAGAAGTTCGGCGTCGACAACGAGCTCGTGGAGATGGAGTCCGGCGAGACGATGCAGATCGGCGAGGAGTGCGAACTCGAATTCGTCCACGTCACACACTCCATCATCGACGCCATCAACCCCGTTCTCCACACGCCGGAGGGCTCGGTCGTCTACGGCCTCGACAAGCGCATCGACCACGACCCGGTACTGGAAGACCCAATCGACATGGACCGCTTCCGCGAGATCGGGCGCGAGGGCGAGGGCGTCCTCTGTTACATCGAGGACTGTACGAACGCCGGCCGGAAGGGCCGCACGCCCTCCGAGAGCGTGGCGCGACGCCACCTCAAGGACGCGATACAGAGCATGGAGGACTACGACGGCGGCATCGTCGCCACGACGTTCTCCAGCCACGTCTCCCGCGTATCCTCGCTCGTCGAGTTCGCCAAGGACATCGGCCGCGAGCCGATTCTCCTCGGCCGCTCGATGGAGCAGTACTCGGGCACCGCCGAGCGCATGGGCCGCGTGAACTTCCCGGACGACCTCGGGATGTTCGGCCACCGCAAGAGCGTCGACCGCGCGTTCAAGCGTGTGATGAACGAGGGCAAGGAGAACTTCCTCCCCATCGTCACGGGCCACCAGGGCGAGCCCCGGGCGATGCTCACCCGCATGGGCCGCGGCGAGACGCCGTACGACATCGAGAACGGTGACAAGGTCATCTTCTCGGCGCGCGTCATCCCGGAGCCGACCAACGAGGGCCAGCGCTATCAGTCCGAACAGCTCCTCCGCATGCAGGGCGCACGCATCTACGACGACATCCACGTCTCCGGCCACCTCCGCGAGGAAGGCCACTACGAGATGATGCAGGCGCTCCAGCCCCAGCACATCATCCCCGCCCACCAGAACATGAAGGGCTTCGCACCGTACGTCAGCCTCGCGGAGAGTCAGGGGTACAAGGTCGGTCGCGACCTCCACGTGACCTCGAACGGCAACACCATCCAGCTCGTCGAGTAG